A stretch of the Tardiphaga sp. 709 genome encodes the following:
- a CDS encoding class I adenylate-forming enzyme family protein, translating into MTSPTPNASPTLDGLFRRILSRQPQALALVDPADKLRITATEPQRLTFADADRAISALTAHFMEAGLPANSVIAVQLPNTVEFVLTVLAAHRAGLVVALLPQLWRQADLTMALNRCSARALVTSSKIDGVSHADLIMNAAAEAFSIRYVGGFGSDLPEGMTPLDVVLSSEFVEPAPVTQDARRAAIVSFDVTSDGFRAVPRTHLNLISGGLAVFLESGMPQGATIMSALVPSSFASIASSLVTWLLSGGVLALHHPFDNAVLERSIAANACDVLVAPAPLAQRLAEGGLLDRSPVLRYVLGLWRAPEQVAASPAWPGSQASFTDVYLFGEAGLFGAIRGDDGMPVAIMPGPHGAPRAQQGSSIAGDIILTPKGTLGLRGPMVPVLAYTAQADASNALIPAKPLDYVDTGYMARLDRLTGAINITAPPSGIMAVGGYRFLAQDLNEWAKRLGENAMLTALPDRLSGYRLAGRASNNGRARDALTELGLNPLMVEAFRDRAAAD; encoded by the coding sequence GTGACATCACCCACGCCGAACGCCTCGCCCACCCTCGACGGCCTGTTTCGTCGCATCCTCAGCCGGCAGCCGCAGGCGCTGGCGCTGGTCGACCCCGCCGACAAGCTGCGCATCACGGCGACGGAACCGCAGCGGCTGACCTTTGCGGATGCCGACCGGGCGATCTCGGCACTGACTGCGCATTTCATGGAGGCCGGCCTCCCCGCCAATTCAGTCATCGCCGTCCAGCTGCCGAACACCGTGGAATTCGTCCTGACCGTGCTGGCTGCACATCGCGCCGGCCTCGTCGTCGCGCTGCTGCCGCAGCTCTGGCGCCAGGCCGACCTGACCATGGCACTGAATCGCTGCAGTGCGCGTGCACTAGTGACGTCGAGCAAGATCGACGGCGTCAGCCATGCCGACCTGATCATGAACGCTGCGGCTGAAGCCTTCTCGATCCGCTATGTCGGTGGCTTCGGCAGCGACCTGCCGGAAGGCATGACCCCGCTCGACGTTGTGTTGTCCAGCGAGTTCGTGGAGCCCGCGCCCGTGACGCAGGACGCCCGCCGCGCGGCCATCGTCTCCTTCGATGTGACCTCCGACGGCTTCCGCGCGGTGCCGCGCACGCATCTCAACCTGATCTCCGGTGGCCTCGCCGTCTTCCTGGAAAGCGGCATGCCGCAGGGCGCCACGATCATGTCGGCATTGGTGCCGTCGTCTTTCGCCAGCATCGCCTCGTCGCTGGTGACCTGGCTGCTGTCCGGCGGCGTACTCGCTTTGCATCATCCGTTCGACAATGCGGTGCTGGAACGTAGCATCGCCGCCAATGCCTGCGACGTGCTGGTGGCGCCGGCGCCGCTGGCGCAGCGCCTCGCCGAAGGCGGACTGCTCGATCGGTCTCCCGTGCTGCGTTATGTGCTCGGCCTCTGGCGCGCGCCTGAACAGGTCGCCGCCTCGCCTGCATGGCCGGGATCGCAGGCCTCGTTCACCGACGTCTATCTGTTCGGCGAAGCCGGTCTGTTCGGCGCCATCCGCGGCGACGACGGCATGCCCGTCGCCATCATGCCGGGCCCGCACGGCGCACCGCGCGCCCAGCAAGGCTCCTCTATTGCCGGTGACATCATCCTGACGCCTAAGGGCACGCTGGGCCTCCGCGGCCCCATGGTGCCGGTGCTGGCCTATACGGCCCAGGCCGACGCCAGCAACGCGCTGATCCCCGCCAAGCCGCTCGATTATGTCGATACCGGCTATATGGCCCGGCTCGACCGTCTGACGGGCGCGATCAACATCACCGCGCCGCCCTCGGGCATCATGGCCGTCGGCGGCTATCGCTTCCTGGCGCAGGACCTCAACGAGTGGGCCAAGCGGCTCGGCGAGAACGCCATGCTGACGGCGCTGCCCGATCGTCTCAGCGGCTACCGCCTCGCGGGCCGCGCCAGCAATAACGGCCGCGCTCGCGACGCCCTGACCGAACTCGGCCTCAATCCGCTGATGGTCGAAGCCTTCCGCGACCGCGCCGCAGCCGACTGA
- a CDS encoding PRC-barrel domain-containing protein has translation MKKLALITASLALLATPVLAQSAVTTGAAPAEAKFSTVSKEEMFSSKLKGLNITNQKDETIGEISDLAIKNNQVDALILSVGGFLGMGEHYVAVSPASVKVSLNKDNKWVASMNTTKEALKAAPEFKYPK, from the coding sequence ATGAAAAAGCTCGCACTGATCACCGCTTCCCTCGCCCTACTCGCCACGCCAGTTCTGGCACAGTCGGCAGTCACGACAGGCGCTGCACCCGCCGAGGCAAAATTCTCGACCGTCTCCAAGGAGGAGATGTTCTCGTCCAAGCTCAAGGGCCTGAACATCACCAACCAGAAGGATGAGACGATCGGCGAGATCAGCGATCTCGCAATCAAGAACAACCAGGTCGACGCCCTGATCCTGTCGGTTGGTGGCTTTCTCGGCATGGGCGAACATTACGTCGCCGTCTCGCCGGCTTCGGTGAAGGTGAGCCTCAACAAGGACAACAAGTGGGTGGCGTCGATGAACACCACCAAGGAAGCGCTGAAGGCCGCTCCGGAATTCAAGTATCCGAAGTAA
- the recG gene encoding ATP-dependent DNA helicase RecG, whose protein sequence is MRPEVLNPLFVPVTSMSGIGPKQDKLLRFLLDRAETPRIVDLLLHLPVSVIDRRDRPKINEAEIGAMVTLEVIVDRHREPPPGRSRAPHLVYAHDDTGTVILTYFRTYPGQIEKLLPVGEKRYVSGTTQLFDGMLQITHPDRVVDEEGFAKLTGIDAVYPLTQGLAITSLRKAIAQALTKLPALPEWISPEVIRRCKFPSLAEALQRVHIPVEITDVLPEGPFWSRLAFDELLAGQLALALVRAQLRRPAGDRNAGDGHIRHKIIDALPYALTQSQQQATAAIADDLTKPLRMLRLLQGDVGSGKTVVALLAAAAVAEVGKQAALMAPTEILARQHIKTIAPLAERAGLRVAILTGREKGRERKDILARLAAGEIDFIVGTHALIQDDVAFKALALAVVDEQHRFGVRERLTLTNKGSAVDVLVLSATPIPRTLVLTYFGDMDISELREKPAGRQPIETRTMSASRLQEVIDGIGRAVDNGKLIYWIVPLVEESEMDGPKLTNAEERFESLQQRFGDKVGIVHGRMKGAEKDAAMARFAAGETQILVATTVVEVGVDVPAATIMVIENAERFGLAQLHQLRGRIGRGSEASTCLLLYREPLGEIATKRLKVIKDSTDGFRIAEEDLKLRGEGDVLGTRQSGMPGFRIARSEVHAQLITQARDEALRILQDNPKLTGERGEALRCLLYLYERDEAIPLIGAG, encoded by the coding sequence ATGCGCCCTGAAGTGCTCAATCCCCTGTTCGTCCCGGTCACCAGCATGTCCGGCATCGGGCCGAAGCAGGACAAGCTGCTGCGCTTCCTGCTGGACCGCGCCGAGACGCCACGCATCGTCGATCTGCTGCTGCATCTCCCCGTCAGCGTGATCGACCGCCGCGACAGGCCGAAGATCAACGAGGCCGAGATCGGCGCCATGGTGACCCTCGAAGTCATCGTCGATCGCCATCGCGAGCCGCCGCCCGGGCGCTCCCGTGCGCCGCATCTGGTCTATGCCCATGACGACACCGGCACGGTGATCCTGACCTATTTCCGGACCTATCCGGGCCAGATCGAAAAGCTGCTGCCGGTCGGCGAGAAGCGTTACGTCTCCGGCACCACGCAGCTGTTCGATGGCATGCTGCAGATCACCCATCCGGACCGCGTGGTCGACGAGGAAGGCTTCGCCAAGCTCACGGGCATCGACGCGGTCTATCCGCTGACCCAGGGCCTCGCGATCACCTCGCTGCGCAAGGCTATCGCACAGGCGCTGACCAAGCTGCCGGCACTGCCGGAATGGATCAGCCCCGAAGTGATCCGGCGCTGCAAGTTCCCATCGCTGGCGGAGGCGTTGCAGCGCGTCCATATCCCGGTCGAGATCACAGATGTCCTTCCGGAAGGTCCGTTCTGGTCGCGTCTCGCTTTCGATGAATTGCTCGCCGGCCAACTGGCACTGGCGCTGGTGCGTGCGCAACTGCGCCGTCCCGCCGGCGATCGCAATGCCGGCGATGGCCACATCCGCCACAAGATCATCGACGCCCTGCCCTATGCGCTGACGCAATCGCAGCAGCAGGCGACCGCAGCCATTGCCGATGATCTCACCAAGCCGCTGCGCATGCTGCGGCTGCTGCAGGGCGATGTCGGCTCGGGCAAGACCGTCGTGGCGCTGCTGGCCGCCGCAGCAGTTGCGGAAGTCGGCAAGCAGGCCGCATTGATGGCCCCCACCGAAATCCTCGCGCGCCAGCATATCAAGACCATCGCGCCGCTGGCCGAGCGCGCGGGTCTGCGCGTCGCCATCCTCACCGGCCGCGAGAAAGGCCGGGAGCGCAAGGATATCCTCGCGCGGCTTGCCGCCGGCGAGATCGACTTCATCGTCGGCACCCACGCGCTGATCCAGGACGACGTCGCATTCAAAGCGCTCGCATTGGCTGTCGTCGACGAGCAGCATCGCTTCGGCGTCCGCGAACGTCTCACGCTGACCAACAAGGGCAGCGCGGTCGATGTGCTGGTGCTGTCGGCGACGCCGATCCCGCGCACGCTGGTGCTGACTTACTTTGGCGACATGGACATCTCGGAGCTGCGCGAAAAACCTGCGGGCCGCCAGCCGATCGAGACGCGCACCATGTCGGCGAGCCGGCTGCAGGAAGTCATCGACGGCATCGGCCGCGCTGTGGACAACGGCAAGCTGATCTACTGGATCGTGCCGCTGGTGGAAGAGTCCGAAATGGACGGCCCGAAACTCACCAATGCAGAAGAGCGCTTCGAGAGCCTGCAGCAGCGGTTCGGCGACAAGGTTGGAATCGTACATGGTCGGATGAAAGGCGCCGAAAAGGATGCGGCGATGGCGCGCTTTGCTGCCGGCGAGACGCAGATCCTCGTCGCCACCACGGTGGTCGAAGTCGGCGTCGATGTCCCCGCCGCAACGATCATGGTGATCGAGAATGCCGAGCGTTTCGGCCTCGCGCAACTCCATCAGCTCCGTGGCCGCATCGGGCGCGGCTCGGAGGCGTCGACATGCCTCCTGCTCTATCGCGAACCGCTCGGCGAGATCGCTACCAAACGCCTGAAGGTGATCAAGGACTCCACCGACGGATTTCGCATCGCCGAGGAAGACCTCAAGCTGCGCGGCGAAGGCGACGTATTGGGAACACGCCAGAGCGGCATGCCCGGCTTCCGCATCGCGCGGTCCGAAGTCCATGCACAGCTCATCACGCAAGCCCGCGACGAGGCACTGCGGATCCTGCAGGACAATCCGAAACTCACGGGCGAACGCGGCGAGGCGCTGCGCTGCCTGCTGTATCTCTATGAACGCGATGAGGCGATCCCGTTGATCGGTGCGGGATAG
- a CDS encoding succinate dehydrogenase assembly factor 2: protein MTGTTRSSNGLDDRRKRLLFRCWHRGTREMDLILGRFADAEIGILADLELKQLEDLVGLEDPELYPAFVGDTQLDEQYRTPLFERIKLFRNLDKPL, encoded by the coding sequence ATGACGGGAACGACACGATCGAGCAATGGCCTGGACGACCGCCGCAAGCGGCTGCTGTTCCGCTGCTGGCACCGCGGCACGCGCGAGATGGATCTCATTCTGGGCCGCTTCGCGGATGCCGAGATCGGCATTCTGGCGGACCTCGAACTCAAGCAGCTCGAAGACTTAGTCGGCCTCGAAGACCCCGAGCTTTATCCGGCTTTTGTCGGCGATACCCAACTGGATGAGCAGTACCGCACGCCGCTGTTCGAGCGCATCAAGCTGTTCCGGAATCTGGACAAGCCTCTATGA
- a CDS encoding GGDEF domain-containing protein, with the protein MSDQATIVAVSNQQPAAFATALAESNIFPVVDATWAEALDAVARVQPAAVIVSASADDMPTFQALAKRLGAKQPYVPLIAIDPATDLPGHAIPLTQTAGNFDRLSARLRNALRLRTLHATVMRRLTAENLHRMSLQSDPLDDATVMLIGRGGGYPALSVALGERIGVVGALSIEAAAKHLNARDLDGIVIGEGFSTRVVDAFLTVLTEDARFRNLPVVVTVPGLTPSYDLANLEMVVGDADTVAATALPLLRQHAFEARLGRTLKSIESDGLLDPATGLLTTAAFERDIATAVYHTQTRGGGLSMARFSFDNIPLRAQRDAARIISRLMRRMDFGTLQNDGSIVVAFAETDQRNAHMIARRLSSVMKHTMHGPKRDARNDPHVTVITMEPADTAKSLLARLHGEDAQRAAS; encoded by the coding sequence ATGTCCGACCAGGCCACGATCGTCGCCGTCTCCAACCAGCAGCCGGCCGCGTTTGCGACAGCCCTGGCGGAGAGCAACATCTTCCCGGTGGTCGATGCGACATGGGCCGAGGCGCTGGATGCGGTGGCACGGGTGCAGCCGGCTGCCGTGATCGTGTCGGCTTCCGCTGACGACATGCCAACCTTCCAGGCGCTGGCCAAGCGCCTTGGCGCCAAGCAGCCTTACGTGCCGCTGATTGCGATCGATCCCGCCACGGACTTGCCCGGCCATGCGATCCCGCTCACACAGACCGCCGGCAATTTCGATCGGCTCAGCGCGCGGCTGCGTAACGCGCTTCGCCTTCGCACGCTGCACGCCACGGTCATGCGACGCTTGACCGCCGAAAACCTGCATCGCATGTCCCTGCAGTCGGACCCGCTGGACGATGCGACGGTGATGCTGATCGGCCGCGGCGGTGGCTACCCCGCGCTGTCGGTTGCGCTCGGCGAACGCATCGGCGTGGTCGGCGCGCTCAGTATCGAGGCCGCCGCCAAGCATCTCAATGCGCGCGACCTCGACGGCATCGTCATCGGCGAAGGCTTCAGCACGCGCGTCGTTGACGCGTTTCTCACCGTCCTCACCGAGGACGCACGCTTCCGCAATCTGCCCGTTGTCGTCACCGTGCCCGGCCTGACGCCGAGCTACGATCTTGCTAATCTCGAAATGGTCGTCGGCGATGCCGACACCGTCGCAGCCACGGCGTTGCCGCTGCTGCGCCAGCACGCCTTCGAAGCGCGTCTCGGCCGCACCTTGAAGTCGATCGAATCCGACGGGCTGCTCGATCCCGCTACCGGCCTGCTGACAACTGCAGCCTTTGAACGCGACATCGCGACCGCCGTTTATCACACGCAAACCCGCGGCGGCGGATTGTCGATGGCCCGTTTCTCGTTCGACAATATCCCGCTGCGCGCCCAGCGCGACGCTGCGCGGATCATCAGCCGGCTGATGCGGCGGATGGATTTCGGCACGCTGCAGAACGACGGCTCCATCGTGGTCGCCTTCGCCGAAACCGACCAGCGCAACGCCCATATGATCGCCAGGCGGCTCTCCAGCGTGATGAAGCACACCATGCACGGACCCAAGCGCGATGCGCGCAACGATCCCCACGTCACCGTCATCACGATGGAGCCAGCGGATACCGCGAAGTCGCTGCTGGCGCGCTTGCATGGCGAGGACGCGCAACGCGCAGCGTCTTAG
- a CDS encoding extracellular solute-binding protein, with translation MHGAPALPTDFRQMPYANPDAPKGGRMVQGVLGTFDSLNPFIVRGIAVPQMRGYVIESLMARGQDEAFTLYGLLAESVETDDARSFVTFRINPQAKFSDGKPVLAADVLFSWQLLRDKGRPNHRQYYSKVAKAEALDDRTVRFDFGGQADRELPLILGLMPVLPKHAVNPDTFEETSMAPPLGSGPYTVTNVKPGAAVTLTRNPAYWGRDLPINRGLWNFDEVRLDYYREANTHFEAFKRGLYDFRVENEPLRWHDGYTFPAATSGEVIRDSIKTGLPKPSEFLVFNTRRPMFADIRVRQALTLLFDFEWINRTYFFGLYARSAGFFAGSDLSAYMRAADDRERTLLQPYASNIAANILDGSYRLPVSDGSGRDRPALRTALALLKDAGYELVNNVSRRQSDKTPLAFEILVTTRDQERIALAYARDLKRAGIIANIRSIDAVQFDQRRINFEFDMIQNRWDQSLSPGNEQSFYWGSEAADNPGTRNYMGAKNTAVDAMISAMLEARDHGPFVDAVRAMDRALIAGFYAIPLYYVGEQWIARWNRIERPSTIALSGYLPETWWARTLPASPPNRK, from the coding sequence ATGCACGGTGCCCCGGCCCTGCCGACCGATTTCAGGCAGATGCCCTATGCCAATCCCGACGCGCCGAAGGGCGGCCGCATGGTCCAGGGCGTTCTCGGCACCTTCGACAGCCTCAATCCCTTCATCGTCCGGGGCATCGCGGTGCCGCAGATGCGCGGCTATGTCATCGAAAGCCTGATGGCCCGCGGCCAGGACGAGGCCTTCACCCTCTATGGCTTGCTCGCCGAGAGCGTCGAGACTGACGATGCGCGAAGCTTCGTCACTTTCCGGATCAATCCCCAGGCCAAATTCTCCGACGGCAAGCCCGTCCTGGCCGCAGACGTGCTGTTCTCCTGGCAGTTGCTCCGCGACAAGGGCCGGCCCAATCACCGGCAGTATTATTCGAAAGTGGCCAAGGCCGAAGCGCTGGACGACCGCACAGTCCGTTTCGACTTCGGCGGCCAGGCGGATCGCGAATTGCCGCTGATCCTCGGTCTGATGCCGGTGCTGCCGAAACACGCCGTCAATCCCGACACCTTCGAGGAAACCTCGATGGCGCCGCCGCTGGGCTCCGGGCCCTATACGGTGACGAACGTAAAACCCGGCGCCGCGGTGACCCTGACCCGCAATCCCGCCTATTGGGGCCGCGATCTGCCGATCAATCGCGGCCTGTGGAATTTCGACGAGGTCCGCCTCGACTACTATCGCGAAGCCAACACCCATTTCGAAGCCTTCAAGCGCGGCCTCTACGACTTCCGCGTCGAGAACGAACCGCTGCGCTGGCACGACGGCTACACATTCCCCGCCGCCACGTCCGGCGAAGTGATCCGCGACAGCATCAAGACCGGCCTGCCGAAGCCGTCGGAATTTCTGGTGTTCAACACGCGGCGGCCGATGTTCGCAGATATTCGCGTGCGACAGGCGCTGACGCTGCTGTTCGATTTCGAATGGATCAACCGCACCTATTTCTTCGGCCTCTATGCCCGCTCGGCCGGCTTCTTCGCGGGCTCGGATCTCTCCGCCTATATGCGCGCCGCGGATGATCGCGAACGGACACTGCTGCAACCCTACGCCTCAAATATAGCCGCCAATATTCTCGATGGCAGCTACCGTCTGCCGGTCAGCGATGGCTCGGGCCGTGACCGTCCCGCGCTGCGCACTGCGCTGGCACTGCTCAAAGACGCGGGCTACGAACTTGTAAACAACGTGTCGCGGCGGCAGTCGGACAAAACGCCCCTCGCCTTCGAGATTCTCGTCACCACCCGCGATCAGGAACGTATCGCGCTGGCCTATGCACGCGATCTCAAGCGCGCCGGCATCATTGCTAATATCCGCTCCATCGATGCCGTGCAGTTCGACCAGCGCCGCATCAATTTCGAATTCGACATGATCCAGAACCGCTGGGACCAGTCGCTGTCGCCGGGCAACGAGCAGTCGTTCTACTGGGGCTCGGAAGCCGCCGACAATCCCGGCACCCGCAACTATATGGGCGCGAAGAATACCGCCGTTGACGCCATGATCTCTGCCATGCTGGAGGCCCGCGACCACGGTCCCTTCGTCGATGCCGTCCGCGCCATGGACCGCGCGCTGATCGCCGGTTTCTACGCTATCCCGCTCTACTATGTCGGCGAGCAATGGATTGCGCGATGGAATCGGATAGAACGACCTTCGACCATCGCTCTCTCAGGCTATTTGCCGGAGACCTGGTGGGCCAGAACGCTGCCAGCTTCGCCGCCGAACCGGAAGTGA
- the mfd gene encoding transcription-repair coupling factor: MKSPVASPAAQLAPGRALTFANVSEGAEGLIVADLARAVAAKPKPPAVSLTVICRDGPRMQQLARALEFFAPDLPVLQFPAWDCQPYDRVSPHGGILAHRMTTLARLSRLTGSDKPMIVLTTVNAVVQRVPAREIVAAQALSVAPGHVVPMDSIVAWLEHNGYTRSGTVREPGEYAVRGGILDLFPAGLDQPVRFDFFGDSLESIRTFDAETQRTLLDMRALDLVPVSEFQLITETIRRFRMGYVAQFGAPERDDQLYEAVSEGRRHPGMEHWLPLFQDRMETLFDYLPGTPVAIEPQSEDAATERFKQIGDYYEARREAMGIPGGGAIYKPLPPERLYLTDSEWHKRLEDVALARLSPFALPEGTAGAVDAGARQGRNFAPERADANVNVFERVVAHIQALQVERKKVVVALWSEGSRDRMASMLKDHKLLNQQMVNSWRVVQATPRNETMLAVVGMESGFETDQIAVISEQDILGDRLVRPRKASRKLDNFISEVTSLAAGDIVVHVEHGIGRFVGLQTLEVGGAPHDCLELRYANETKLFLPVENIELLSRYGSDATNVELDKLGGSGWQARKAKLKNRIQEIAGELIKIAAERHLRETERIVVPREQYDEFCARFPYEETEDQQTAINAALHDLEHGKPMDRLICGDVGFGKTEVAMRATFAVAMEGKQVAVVVPTTLLARQHAKNFTERFKGFPVNVAQASRLVAPKELTATKKGLADGSIDIVVGTHALLGKSIKFKDLGLVVVDEEQHFGVTHKERLKQLRANVHVLTLSATPIPRTLQLALTGVRDLSIIASAPVDRLAVRTFVAPHDPLMIREALLRERYRGGQAFYVVPRIDDLAEVKDFLDKHVPEMKVAVAHGQMAPTVIEDIMSAFYDGKYDILLSTTIVESGLDIPNANTLIIHRADMFGLAQLYQLRGRVGRSKLRAYALFTLPSTHKITGQAERRLKVLQSLENLGAGFQLASHDLDIRGAGNLLGEEQSGHIKEVGFELYQSMLEEAILALKSGISEPVADRWSPTITLGMPVMIPDDFVADLAVRLSLYRRLADLETDDEIAAFAAELRDRFGVLPDEVRYLFKIAAIKAYCRRANVEKVDAGPKGVVITFRDNSFAQPEKLVFFIRQYGQAAKVRPDMKVVFLQDWGTPEERLEGATEILRALAGLAESKKAA; encoded by the coding sequence ATGAAATCTCCCGTTGCCTCGCCGGCCGCGCAGCTTGCGCCCGGCCGTGCGCTGACCTTTGCCAATGTCTCCGAGGGCGCTGAAGGCCTGATCGTCGCCGATCTTGCGCGCGCGGTTGCGGCCAAGCCGAAGCCGCCGGCGGTGAGCCTCACCGTGATCTGCCGTGACGGGCCGCGGATGCAGCAGCTCGCGCGCGCGCTGGAATTCTTCGCGCCGGATCTGCCTGTGCTGCAATTCCCGGCCTGGGATTGCCAGCCCTACGACCGCGTCTCGCCTCATGGCGGTATTCTCGCGCATCGCATGACCACGCTGGCGCGGCTGTCGCGCCTCACCGGCAGCGACAAGCCGATGATCGTGCTGACCACGGTCAACGCCGTCGTACAGCGCGTGCCGGCCCGCGAGATCGTGGCGGCACAGGCGCTGTCGGTCGCGCCCGGCCACGTAGTGCCAATGGACTCCATCGTCGCCTGGCTCGAGCATAATGGCTACACCCGCTCCGGCACGGTGCGCGAACCCGGCGAATATGCTGTGCGCGGCGGCATTCTCGATCTGTTTCCGGCGGGCCTCGACCAGCCCGTGCGTTTCGACTTCTTCGGCGACAGTCTGGAATCGATCCGGACCTTCGATGCCGAGACGCAGCGCACGCTGCTCGATATGCGCGCGCTCGATCTGGTGCCGGTGTCCGAATTCCAGCTCATCACCGAAACCATCCGCCGCTTCCGCATGGGCTATGTCGCGCAGTTCGGCGCGCCGGAGCGCGACGACCAGCTCTATGAAGCGGTCAGCGAAGGCCGCCGTCATCCCGGCATGGAGCACTGGCTGCCACTGTTCCAGGACCGGATGGAGACGCTGTTCGACTATTTGCCTGGCACGCCGGTCGCCATCGAGCCGCAAAGCGAGGATGCCGCCACCGAACGCTTCAAGCAGATCGGCGACTATTACGAAGCCCGCCGCGAAGCCATGGGCATTCCCGGCGGCGGCGCGATCTACAAGCCGCTGCCGCCGGAGCGGCTCTATCTGACCGACAGCGAATGGCACAAGCGGCTGGAAGATGTCGCGCTGGCGCGGCTGTCGCCGTTTGCATTGCCCGAAGGCACGGCAGGCGCCGTCGATGCCGGGGCGCGGCAGGGTCGCAATTTCGCGCCGGAACGTGCCGACGCCAACGTGAACGTGTTCGAGCGCGTGGTTGCGCATATCCAGGCGCTGCAAGTGGAGCGCAAGAAGGTCGTCGTTGCGTTGTGGAGCGAAGGCTCGCGCGACCGTATGGCCAGCATGCTGAAGGATCACAAGCTGCTCAACCAGCAGATGGTGAATTCCTGGCGCGTGGTGCAGGCGACGCCGCGCAATGAGACCATGCTGGCTGTGGTCGGCATGGAATCCGGTTTCGAGACCGACCAGATCGCCGTCATCAGCGAGCAGGACATTCTGGGCGATCGCCTGGTGCGGCCGCGCAAGGCGAGCCGCAAGCTCGACAACTTCATCTCGGAAGTCACGAGCCTCGCGGCCGGCGACATCGTGGTTCATGTGGAGCACGGCATCGGCCGGTTCGTCGGGCTGCAGACGTTGGAGGTCGGCGGCGCACCGCATGACTGTCTCGAGCTGCGCTATGCCAACGAAACCAAGCTGTTCCTGCCGGTCGAGAATATCGAACTGCTGTCGCGCTATGGCTCCGACGCGACCAATGTCGAGCTCGACAAGCTCGGCGGTTCCGGCTGGCAGGCGCGCAAGGCCAAGCTCAAGAACCGCATCCAGGAAATTGCCGGCGAACTCATCAAGATCGCGGCCGAACGGCATCTGCGCGAGACCGAGCGGATCGTCGTACCGCGCGAGCAGTATGACGAATTCTGCGCGCGCTTTCCCTATGAGGAAACCGAGGACCAGCAGACCGCGATCAACGCCGCGCTGCACGATCTCGAACATGGCAAGCCGATGGATCGCCTGATCTGCGGCGATGTCGGCTTCGGTAAAACGGAAGTGGCCATGCGCGCCACCTTCGCCGTCGCCATGGAAGGCAAGCAGGTCGCCGTGGTGGTGCCAACCACGCTGCTGGCGCGTCAGCACGCCAAGAACTTCACCGAGCGCTTCAAGGGCTTTCCAGTGAATGTCGCACAGGCCTCAAGGCTGGTCGCGCCGAAAGAGCTGACGGCGACCAAGAAGGGCCTTGCAGATGGCTCCATCGACATCGTCGTCGGAACGCATGCGCTGCTTGGCAAGTCGATCAAGTTCAAGGACCTCGGCCTCGTTGTGGTCGACGAGGAGCAGCACTTTGGCGTGACGCACAAGGAACGGCTGAAGCAGCTCCGCGCCAATGTCCATGTGCTGACGCTGTCGGCCACGCCGATCCCGCGCACGCTGCAGCTCGCACTCACTGGCGTCCGCGATCTTTCGATCATCGCCTCGGCGCCGGTCGATCGTCTAGCGGTGCGTACCTTCGTGGCGCCGCACGATCCCTTGATGATCCGCGAAGCGCTGCTGCGCGAGCGCTATCGCGGCGGGCAGGCATTCTATGTGGTGCCGCGCATCGACGATCTCGCCGAGGTGAAGGACTTCCTCGACAAGCATGTGCCGGAGATGAAGGTCGCCGTGGCTCATGGCCAGATGGCGCCGACGGTCATCGAGGACATCATGTCGGCATTCTATGACGGCAAATACGACATCCTGCTGTCCACGACGATCGTGGAGTCGGGGCTCGATATTCCCAACGCCAATACGCTGATCATCCACCGCGCCGACATGTTCGGCCTGGCGCAGCTCTATCAGCTCCGTGGCCGTGTCGGCCGCTCGAAGCTGCGCGCCTATGCGCTGTTCACGCTGCCGTCGACGCACAAGATCACCGGTCAGGCGGAACGCCGGCTGAAAGTGCTGCAGTCGCTGGAAAACCTCGGCGCAGGCTTCCAGCTCGCCTCGCACGACCTAGATATCCGCGGCGCCGGCAATCTGCTCGGCGAAGAACAGTCCGGCCATATCAAGGAAGTCGGCTTCGAGCTCTATCAGTCGATGCTGGAAGAGGCGATCCTGGCGCTCAAGTCGGGTATTTCCGAGCCCGTCGCCGACAGGTGGTCACCGACCATCACGCTCGGCATGCCGGTGATGATCCCCGACGACTTCGTCGCCGATCTCGCGGTCCGTCTGTCGCTGTATCGTCGGCTCGCCGATCTCGAGACCGATGACGAGATCGCTGCCTTCGCCGCCGAACTGCGCGACCGTTTCGGCGTGCTGCCGGACGAGGTCCGCTATCTGTTCAAGATCGCTGCCATCAAGGCCTATTGCCGCCGCGCCAATGTCGAGAAGGTCGATGCCGGTCCGAAGGGCGTTGTCATCACGTTCCGCGACAACAGCTTTGCGCAGCCGGAAAAACTTGTGTTCTTCATCCGGCAATATGGTCAGGCCGCGAAGGTTCGTCCGGATATGAAGGTTGTGTTCCTGCAGGATTGGGGAACACCGGAAGAACGTCTCGAAGGCGCAACGGAAATCCTGCGCGCGCTGGCGGGGCTCGCGGAGAGCAAGAAGGCGGCCTAG